Part of the Bacillus cereus group sp. RP43 genome is shown below.
TTAGGTAACCAAGGCGGAGACGACGACCAAGGTGGAAACGACAACCAAGGTGGAAACGACAACCAAAGTGGAAACGACGACCAAGGTGGAAACAACAACCAAGGTGGAAATAATAATCAAAATGGACAGACAACAGTTGATCCGAAAAATTTAAAAGACGGTCAATATGATGTTGCTTTTAAAGTGTTAAAAGATAAAACGGATGAGATTTCAATGATGAATCAATACGTTGTAAATCCAGCAAGATTAACAGTGAAAGATGGCAAAAAATATGTTGCGGTAACACTGAAAGATAGTACTTGGATTACGAAGTTCCAAACAGAAAACGCTGGCGCGTTTGCTGATGCAAAAGTAGTGAGTGAAGATAAAAATGCAAATACGAGAGTAGTAGAATTTGAGATTGATGATTTATTTGCGAAATTAAATGCAAAAGTAAAAGTAGATATCGATTCAATGAACTACCATCATTTCTACGACGTGCAAATTCAATTTGATACAAATAATATTGGTGCAGTAGGAACTATTAAAGAGGATCCAAAAAACGATCCAAAGAATGATCCGAAAAACCTGGTAATTGCACCGAAAGTAGATAATGTAAAAACAATTGTTACTCCTGATTTTAACCGAAATGCAGACGGTAAGAAGCAAAACGAAAATGTGAAGAACGATACGAAAAAAGAGAAAAACTCAAAAACAGCAGATACAGCACAAATCGGATTGTATATGTTGCTATTACTAGGATCACTTGCTTTATTAGTTCGTAAATATAAAGCGGGTAGACTGTAAAATTTGGAGTCTTGATGCATGAAACCGTGCATCAAGACTCGTTTCATATTGTACTGAAAGGAGTGGTGATTGAGAGTGAAGAAAATCATGAGTGTATTAATGGCTATCATTCTTTTATTTAGTATAGCTGGGTGCTCATCACCAAAAAAAGAAACGGCGAAAAAGGTAAAGAGTAATAGTGAGGAACGTGTTATTGCTACGACAGTTGCTGTGACTGAAATTATGGATGCATTAGAAGTAGATTTAGCAGGTATTCCCACAAGTTCTAAAACTTTGCCAAAGCGCTATAAAGGTTTACCTGAAGTTGGGAATCCGATGAGTCCTGATATGGAAAAAGTAAAATCAATGAAACCATCAGAAGTATTATCTGTTACAACGCTTGAATATGAATTGAAGCCAGTTTTCAAGGAAGCCGGTATAAAAGCAAACTTTTTAAATTTAACGAGTTTAAAAAATATGCAAAACTCAATTACAAATTTGGGTAAAAAATATGGGCGTGAGAAGCAGGCAGAGGTAGTTGTAACAAAGTTTGATAAAAAGGTTGCTGACATTCAAAAACAAGTAAAAGGGAAAAAAGAACCGACAGTTCTTATTTTACTTGGAGTGCCTGGAAGCTATTTAGTAGCAACAGAACACTCCTATATTGGGGATTTAGTAAAACAACTAGGTGGTAAAAATATCGTACAAGGTGAGAAAGTAGAATATTTAGCTTCTAATACGGAGTACTTAAAAAAAGCTGATCCAGATATTATTTTACGTGCAGCGCATGGTATGCCAGATGAAGTTGTGAAAATGTTCGATAAGGAATTTAAAACGAACGACATTTGGAAGCATTTTGCCGCAGTTAAAAATAATAGAGTGTACGATTTAGAAGAGCGTTTATTTGGAACGACGGG
Proteins encoded:
- the isdE gene encoding heme ABC transporter substrate-binding protein IsdE, yielding MRVKKIMSVLMAIILLFSIAGCSSPKKETAKKVKSNSEERVIATTVAVTEIMDALEVDLAGIPTSSKTLPKRYKGLPEVGNPMSPDMEKVKSMKPSEVLSVTTLEYELKPVFKEAGIKANFLNLTSLKNMQNSITNLGKKYGREKQAEVVVTKFDKKVADIQKQVKGKKEPTVLILLGVPGSYLVATEHSYIGDLVKQLGGKNIVQGEKVEYLASNTEYLKKADPDIILRAAHGMPDEVVKMFDKEFKTNDIWKHFAAVKNNRVYDLEERLFGTTGNLAAIEALDELKKMMYP